One segment of Thamnophis elegans isolate rThaEle1 chromosome 16, rThaEle1.pri, whole genome shotgun sequence DNA contains the following:
- the RORA gene encoding nuclear receptor ROR-alpha isoform X2: protein MMCLVSAAMKAQIEIIPCKICGDKSSGIHYGVITCEGCKGFFRRSQQSNATYSCPRQKNCLIDRTSRNRCQHCRLQKCLAVGMSRDAVKFGRMSKKQRDSLYAEVQKHRMQQQQQRDHPQPPGEAEPLTPSYSITANGLTELHDDLSNYIDGQPPEEHLAQNISKSHMETCQYLREELQQITWQTFLQEEIENYQSKQREVMWQLCAVKITEAIQYVVEFAKRIDGFMELCQNDQIVLLKAGSLEVVFIRMCRAFDSQNNTVYFDGKYAGPDVFKSLGCEDFISFVFEFGKSLCSMHLTEDEIALFSAFVLLSADRSWLQEKVKIEKLQQKIQFALQHVLQKNHREDGILTKLICKVSTLRALCGRHTEKLMAFRAIYPEIVRLHFPPLYKELFTSEFEPTVQMEG, encoded by the exons ATGATGTGCTTGGTCAGCGCCGCGATGAAAG CTCAAATTGAAATTATTCCATGCAAGATCTGCGGAGACAAATCTTCAGGAATCCATTATGGTGTGATTACCTGTGAGGGCTGCAAG ggTTTCTTCAGGAGGAGCCAGCAGAGCAATGCCACCTATTCCTGCCCTCGCCAGAAAAACTGCTTAATTGACCGAACCAGCCGAAACCGCTGCCAGCATTGCCGCCTGCAGAAATGCCTGGCCGTGGGGATGTCGCGAGATG CCGTCAAGTTTGGCCGCATGTCCAAAAAGCAGCGGGACAGCTTGTACGCGGAGGTCCAGAAGCACCggatgcagcagcagcagcagcgagaccACCCGCAGCCCCCCGGAGAAGCGGAGCCGCTGACCCCCAGCTACAGCATCACGGCTAACGGCCTGACGGAGCTGCACGACGACCTGAGTAATTACATAGACGGTCAACCTCCCGAAG AACACCTTGCGCAGAACATCTCAAAGTCCCACATGGAAACCTGCCAGTACTTGAGGGAAGAGCTTCAGCAGATCACCTGGCAAACGTTTCTGCAGGAGGAAATCGAGAACTACCAGAGCAAG cAAAGAGAGGTCATGTGGCAGTTATGTGCGGTGAAGATAACAGAAGCAATACAGTATGTCGTAGAGTTTGCCAAGCGCATCGACGGCTTTATGGAACTATGCCAAAACGATCAGATTGTGCTTTTAAAAGCAG GGTCTTTAGAGGTTGTATTTATCAGAATGTGCCGTGCCTTTGACTCTCAAAACAACACAGTGTACTTTGATGGCAAATACGCTGGCCCAGATGTATTCAAATCATTAG gCTGTGAAGATTTCATTAGTTTTGTGTTTGAATTTGGAAAGAGTTTATGTTCTATGCACCTTACTGAAGACGAGATTGCATTATTCTCAGCTTTCGTTTTACTATCTGCAG ATCGATCGTGGCTTCAGGAAAAGGTAAAAATTGAGAAGCTCCAGCAGAAAATCCAGTTTGCGCTTCAACATGTACTGCAGAAAAACCATCGGGAAGATGGAATATTAACAAAG CTAATATGCAAAGTCTCGACCTTAAGAGCCCTGTGTGGACGACATACAGAGAAGCTCATGGCGTTCAGAGCAATATACCCGGAGATTGTGCGACTTCATTTTCCTCCCTTGTACAAGGAGTTGTTCACTTCAGAATTTGAGCCAACGGTGCAGATGGAAGGGTAA
- the RORA gene encoding nuclear receptor ROR-alpha isoform X1, which produces MMCLVSAAMKAQIEIIPCKICGDKSSGIHYGVITCEGCKGFFRRSQQSNATYSCPRQKNCLIDRTSRNRCQHCRLQKCLAVGMSRDAVKFGRMSKKQRDSLYAEVQKHRMQQQQQRDHPQPPGEAEPLTPSYSITANGLTELHDDLSNYIDGQPPEGSKGNSAVSSFYLDIQPSPDQSGLDINGIKPEPACDFTPTTGFFPYCSFTNGETSPTVSMAELEHLAQNISKSHMETCQYLREELQQITWQTFLQEEIENYQSKQREVMWQLCAVKITEAIQYVVEFAKRIDGFMELCQNDQIVLLKAGSLEVVFIRMCRAFDSQNNTVYFDGKYAGPDVFKSLGCEDFISFVFEFGKSLCSMHLTEDEIALFSAFVLLSADRSWLQEKVKIEKLQQKIQFALQHVLQKNHREDGILTKLICKVSTLRALCGRHTEKLMAFRAIYPEIVRLHFPPLYKELFTSEFEPTVQMEG; this is translated from the exons ATGATGTGCTTGGTCAGCGCCGCGATGAAAG CTCAAATTGAAATTATTCCATGCAAGATCTGCGGAGACAAATCTTCAGGAATCCATTATGGTGTGATTACCTGTGAGGGCTGCAAG ggTTTCTTCAGGAGGAGCCAGCAGAGCAATGCCACCTATTCCTGCCCTCGCCAGAAAAACTGCTTAATTGACCGAACCAGCCGAAACCGCTGCCAGCATTGCCGCCTGCAGAAATGCCTGGCCGTGGGGATGTCGCGAGATG CCGTCAAGTTTGGCCGCATGTCCAAAAAGCAGCGGGACAGCTTGTACGCGGAGGTCCAGAAGCACCggatgcagcagcagcagcagcgagaccACCCGCAGCCCCCCGGAGAAGCGGAGCCGCTGACCCCCAGCTACAGCATCACGGCTAACGGCCTGACGGAGCTGCACGACGACCTGAGTAATTACATAGACGGTCAACCTCCCGAAGGTAGCAAAGGCAACTCTGCGGTTAGCAGCTTCTACTTAGACATACAACCTTCTCCAGACCAATCGGGCCTTGACATTAATGGCATCAAACCAGAACCGGCCTGTGACTTCACTCCCACGACGGGCTTCTTTCCATATTGCTCCTTTACCAATGGGGAGACCTCTCCTACTGTGTCCATGGCAGAATTAG AACACCTTGCGCAGAACATCTCAAAGTCCCACATGGAAACCTGCCAGTACTTGAGGGAAGAGCTTCAGCAGATCACCTGGCAAACGTTTCTGCAGGAGGAAATCGAGAACTACCAGAGCAAG cAAAGAGAGGTCATGTGGCAGTTATGTGCGGTGAAGATAACAGAAGCAATACAGTATGTCGTAGAGTTTGCCAAGCGCATCGACGGCTTTATGGAACTATGCCAAAACGATCAGATTGTGCTTTTAAAAGCAG GGTCTTTAGAGGTTGTATTTATCAGAATGTGCCGTGCCTTTGACTCTCAAAACAACACAGTGTACTTTGATGGCAAATACGCTGGCCCAGATGTATTCAAATCATTAG gCTGTGAAGATTTCATTAGTTTTGTGTTTGAATTTGGAAAGAGTTTATGTTCTATGCACCTTACTGAAGACGAGATTGCATTATTCTCAGCTTTCGTTTTACTATCTGCAG ATCGATCGTGGCTTCAGGAAAAGGTAAAAATTGAGAAGCTCCAGCAGAAAATCCAGTTTGCGCTTCAACATGTACTGCAGAAAAACCATCGGGAAGATGGAATATTAACAAAG CTAATATGCAAAGTCTCGACCTTAAGAGCCCTGTGTGGACGACATACAGAGAAGCTCATGGCGTTCAGAGCAATATACCCGGAGATTGTGCGACTTCATTTTCCTCCCTTGTACAAGGAGTTGTTCACTTCAGAATTTGAGCCAACGGTGCAGATGGAAGGGTAA